A region from the Oceanidesulfovibrio marinus genome encodes:
- a CDS encoding response regulator yields MNAENATRPIRLILVDDEESFVNVLTKRLTRRGVEVTPVLSGAEALRLMRKYEYDVMVLDLKMEEMSGLDVLKTVRIVAPETPVIMLTGHGSEQAAREGVTLGASDYLLKPCDLDVLFHKITKAACKARATQ; encoded by the coding sequence ATGAACGCAGAGAATGCGACACGCCCCATCCGGCTGATCCTGGTCGACGACGAGGAGAGCTTCGTGAACGTGCTGACCAAACGGCTGACGCGCCGCGGGGTGGAGGTAACGCCCGTGCTTTCCGGCGCGGAGGCGCTGCGGCTGATGCGCAAGTATGAGTACGACGTGATGGTTCTGGACCTGAAAATGGAGGAGATGAGCGGTCTGGACGTGCTCAAGACGGTGCGCATCGTGGCTCCGGAAACCCCGGTCATCATGCTCACCGGCCACGGCTCGGAGCAGGCCGCGCGCGAGGGCGTGACCCTGGGCGCCAGCGACTACCTCCTCAAACCCTGCGATCTCGACGTGCTCTTCCACAAGATCACGAAGGCCGCATGCAAAGCGAGGGCAACGCAATGA
- a CDS encoding response regulator, with protein sequence MSPDKTLDVLIIDDEVPFSDILKKRLGKRGLDVRTANSGPKGLAALEERLADVVVLDMRMPGMDGVDTFRAIKELAPDTEVIFLTGHVDTDSALAGLEMGAFDYCLKPIDLDALYDKLLDAAERKRLAEGIGSAIK encoded by the coding sequence ATGAGTCCCGACAAGACGCTCGACGTCCTGATCATCGACGACGAGGTCCCCTTTTCCGACATCCTGAAAAAGCGTCTGGGCAAGCGCGGCCTGGACGTGCGCACGGCCAACTCCGGCCCCAAGGGCCTGGCCGCCCTGGAAGAGCGGCTGGCCGACGTGGTGGTGCTGGACATGCGCATGCCCGGGATGGACGGCGTGGACACATTCCGCGCCATCAAGGAGCTCGCGCCGGATACGGAGGTCATCTTCCTCACCGGCCATGTGGATACGGACAGCGCGCTGGCCGGCCTGGAGATGGGCGCCTTCGACTACTGCCTCAAGCCCATCGACCTGGATGCTCTCTACGACAAGCTGCTCGATGCCGCGGAGCGAAAGCGTCTCGCTGAGGGAATCGGCTCCGCCATAAAATAA